One Streptomyces coeruleorubidus DNA segment encodes these proteins:
- a CDS encoding penicillin acylase family protein: MPTDTTASTGQQPGKSGRRKGRKARLIVLVLVLALIGGVAFGAYWSISTVRASFPQTKGTLTLKGLSGPVEVKRDNHGIPQIYASSDADLFMAQGYVQAQDRFYEMDVRRHMAAGRLSEMFGKSQVDNDEFLRTLGWERVAKQEYDTKLSAGTKKYLQAYAEGVNAYLQGKDGKDISLEYAALGFTNDYKPQKWTPVDSVSWLKAMAWDLRSNMQDEIDRALLTSRLGPKQIAELYPQYPYSRNKAIVQEGQYDELTGAFEQGGTSGTSGTGTGGTSGTGGASTGTAGTAGTASGTSGTASGTASGTSGLDSQLTGLSDVLSDLPPAVGVNGDGIGSNSWVVRGKHTITGKPLLANDPHLSPSLPSVWYQMGLHCRSVSSACQYDVSGYTFAGMPGVIIGHNQDIAWGMTNSGVDVTDLYLEKITGDGYLYDGKVKPFETREETIKVAGGSPRKIVVRETNNGPLLSDRAKELVKVGKKATVDAAAPDRGDGYGVALRWTALQPGTTMDAVFAMDRAKNWTDFRKAAALFDVPSQNLVYADTEDNIGYTLPGRIPKRSQDDDGSVPAPGWDPKYRWTGYIEQDALPYEYNPKRGYIVTANQAVIDPDKYPYTLTEDWGYGTRSQRITDLIQSKIKDGGKISTDDMRQMQLDNSSEIARLLVPTLLKIDTGSKDVREAQKLLEGWDYTQDTDSAAAAYFNAVWRNILKLAFGNKLPKELRVKGQCLWVEPVNTTGPADEAEKVRECGERDPDQAQPDGGDRWFEVVRKLMDQPDSDWWKAPKAGTRPAAVNRDQLFKRAMIDARWELTAKLGKDIDTWTWGRLHRLFLKNETLGTEGPGFLQYALNRGPWELSGGEATVNATGWNAAGGYGVVWVPSMRMVVNLGDLDKSRWINLSGASGHAYSAHYVDQTDKWADGELLPWSFSDQAVKDGTTDKLVLKP, encoded by the coding sequence ATGCCCACCGACACCACCGCCTCCACGGGTCAGCAGCCCGGCAAGTCCGGCAGGAGAAAGGGGCGCAAAGCACGTCTGATCGTGCTCGTCCTGGTGCTGGCACTGATCGGAGGCGTCGCCTTCGGGGCGTACTGGTCCATCAGCACCGTCCGGGCCTCCTTCCCGCAGACCAAGGGCACCCTCACGCTCAAGGGCCTCTCGGGACCCGTCGAGGTCAAACGCGACAACCACGGCATCCCGCAGATCTACGCCTCCTCCGACGCGGACCTGTTCATGGCGCAGGGCTACGTCCAGGCGCAGGACCGGTTCTACGAGATGGACGTACGCCGTCACATGGCCGCCGGCCGGCTGTCGGAGATGTTCGGCAAGAGCCAGGTCGACAACGACGAGTTCCTGCGCACGCTCGGCTGGGAGCGGGTCGCCAAGCAGGAGTACGACACCAAGCTGTCGGCCGGCACGAAGAAGTACCTCCAGGCCTACGCCGAGGGGGTCAACGCCTACCTCCAGGGCAAGGACGGCAAGGACATCTCCCTGGAGTACGCGGCGCTCGGGTTCACCAACGACTACAAGCCGCAGAAGTGGACCCCGGTCGACTCGGTCTCCTGGCTGAAGGCGATGGCCTGGGACCTGCGCAGCAACATGCAGGACGAGATCGACCGCGCCCTGCTGACCAGCCGCCTCGGCCCGAAGCAGATCGCCGAGCTGTACCCGCAGTACCCGTACAGCCGGAACAAGGCGATCGTCCAGGAGGGCCAGTACGACGAGCTGACGGGGGCGTTCGAACAGGGCGGCACGAGCGGCACCAGCGGCACGGGCACAGGCGGCACGAGCGGAACCGGCGGTGCCTCCACCGGCACGGCGGGCACCGCGGGCACGGCCTCCGGCACCTCCGGCACGGCTTCCGGCACCGCCTCCGGTACCTCGGGCCTGGACAGCCAGCTCACCGGCCTCAGCGATGTCCTGAGCGACCTCCCGCCGGCCGTCGGCGTGAACGGCGACGGCATCGGCTCCAACTCCTGGGTCGTCCGCGGGAAGCACACCATCACCGGCAAGCCGCTGCTGGCCAACGACCCGCACCTGTCGCCCTCGCTGCCGTCCGTCTGGTACCAGATGGGCCTGCACTGCCGCAGCGTCTCCAGCGCGTGCCAGTACGACGTCAGCGGCTACACCTTCGCCGGCATGCCCGGCGTGATAATCGGCCACAACCAGGACATCGCCTGGGGCATGACCAACTCCGGCGTCGACGTCACGGACCTCTACCTGGAGAAGATCACCGGCGACGGCTACCTCTACGACGGCAAGGTCAAGCCCTTCGAGACGCGCGAGGAGACCATCAAGGTCGCCGGCGGCTCGCCCCGGAAGATCGTCGTCCGCGAGACCAACAACGGGCCCTTGCTGTCCGACCGGGCCAAGGAGCTCGTGAAGGTCGGCAAGAAGGCCACCGTCGACGCCGCCGCACCCGACAGAGGCGACGGCTACGGCGTCGCGCTGCGCTGGACCGCGCTTCAGCCGGGCACCACCATGGACGCCGTCTTCGCCATGGACAGGGCGAAGAACTGGACCGACTTCCGCAAGGCCGCCGCGCTGTTCGACGTGCCCTCGCAGAACCTGGTCTACGCGGACACCGAGGACAACATCGGCTACACCCTGCCGGGCAGGATCCCCAAGCGCTCCCAGGACGACGACGGCTCCGTCCCGGCGCCCGGCTGGGACCCCAAGTACCGCTGGACCGGCTACATCGAGCAGGACGCGCTGCCGTACGAGTACAACCCGAAGCGGGGCTACATCGTCACCGCCAACCAGGCCGTGATCGACCCGGACAAGTACCCGTACACGCTCACCGAGGACTGGGGCTACGGCACGCGCAGCCAGCGGATCACCGACCTGATCCAGTCGAAGATCAAGGACGGCGGCAAGATCTCCACCGACGACATGCGCCAGATGCAACTGGACAACAGCAGCGAGATCGCCCGGCTGCTGGTGCCCACGCTGCTGAAGATCGACACCGGCAGCAAGGACGTGCGCGAGGCGCAGAAGCTGCTGGAGGGCTGGGACTACACCCAGGACACCGACTCGGCGGCCGCCGCCTACTTCAACGCCGTCTGGCGCAACATCCTCAAGCTCGCCTTCGGCAACAAGCTCCCCAAGGAGCTGCGGGTCAAGGGCCAGTGCCTGTGGGTGGAGCCGGTCAACACCACCGGGCCCGCCGACGAGGCGGAGAAGGTGCGCGAGTGCGGCGAGCGCGACCCCGACCAGGCGCAGCCCGACGGCGGCGACCGCTGGTTCGAGGTGGTCCGCAAGCTGATGGACCAGCCGGACAGCGACTGGTGGAAGGCGCCCAAGGCGGGCACCCGCCCCGCCGCAGTCAACCGCGACCAGCTGTTCAAGCGCGCGATGATCGACGCCCGCTGGGAGCTGACCGCCAAGCTCGGCAAGGACATCGACACCTGGACCTGGGGCCGGCTGCACCGCCTGTTCCTGAAGAACGAGACCCTCGGCACCGAGGGCCCCGGTTTCCTCCAGTACGCCCTCAACCGCGGCCCCTGGGAGCTCAGCGGCGGCGAGGCCACGGTCAACGCGACCGGCTGGAACGCGGCCGGCGGCTACGGCGTGGTGTGGGTGCCGTCCATGCGGATGGTCGTGAACCTCGGCGACCTCGACAAGTCCCGCTGGATCAACCTCAGCGGCGCCTCCGGGCACGCCTACAGCGCCCACTACGTCGACCAGACGGACAAGTGGGCCGACGGCGAACTGCTCCCGTGGTCCTTCTCGGACCAGGCGGTCAAGGACGGCACGACCGACAAGCTGGTGCTCAAGCCGTGA